A part of Sulfurimonas sp. HSL-1716 genomic DNA contains:
- the pseB gene encoding UDP-N-acetylglucosamine 4,6-dehydratase (inverting): MFNQKNILITGGTGSFGKQFVKTILKLYKPHKIIIYSRDELKQYEMSQKYNDSCMRYFIGDIRDLPRLQRAMRDVDFVVHAAALKHVPIAEYNPMECIKTNVIGAQNVIDAAIDNGVKKVIALSTDKAASPVNLYGASKLASDKLFVAANNITGTALTRFSVVRYGNVLGSRGSVLPLFQKLIDDGADSLPITDENMTRFWITLQEGVDFVLKNFQRMHGGETFVPKIPSMKLTEMAEALAPNLCQDIIGIRPGEKLHEVMCPQNDAHLTLEFDDHYVIRPTIQFTQKVDFKKNAIGETGKSVECGFEYSSDKNTHWLTHDELLEKIELTKTEEK, translated from the coding sequence ATGTTTAATCAAAAGAACATCCTTATCACAGGCGGAACGGGAAGTTTCGGAAAACAGTTTGTGAAAACTATTTTAAAACTTTACAAACCGCACAAGATCATCATATATTCCCGCGATGAGCTAAAGCAATACGAAATGTCTCAAAAATATAATGATAGCTGTATGAGATATTTTATAGGTGACATAAGGGATCTGCCCCGCCTGCAGCGTGCTATGAGAGATGTCGATTTTGTGGTTCATGCGGCTGCATTAAAACATGTACCTATAGCCGAATATAATCCTATGGAATGTATCAAAACCAATGTCATAGGAGCACAAAACGTCATAGATGCCGCCATAGACAACGGCGTGAAAAAAGTGATAGCGTTATCGACGGACAAAGCTGCAAGCCCCGTCAATCTTTACGGCGCTTCAAAACTTGCATCGGACAAACTTTTTGTAGCCGCAAACAACATCACGGGAACGGCATTGACCCGTTTTAGCGTCGTACGTTACGGAAACGTCTTGGGAAGCCGCGGTTCGGTTCTGCCTCTTTTTCAAAAACTCATCGACGACGGAGCCGATTCTCTGCCTATTACGGACGAGAACATGACGCGGTTTTGGATCACGCTTCAAGAGGGTGTGGATTTTGTCCTTAAAAACTTTCAGAGAATGCACGGCGGCGAAACTTTTGTGCCGAAAATCCCCTCTATGAAACTGACCGAGATGGCAGAAGCATTGGCACCGAATCTTTGCCAAGACATCATAGGAATACGTCCGGGAGAGAAACTGCATGAGGTGATGTGCCCTCAAAACGACGCACATTTGACGCTTGAGTTTGACGATCATTATGTCATACGCCCGACCATACAGTTCACCCAAAAAGTCGATTTTAAGAAAAATGCCATAGGCGAAACAGGAAAATCCGTAGAGTGCGGTTTTGAATACAGTTCGGACAAAAATACGCACTGGCTGACGCATGACGAACTTTTAGAAAAAATAGAACTCACGAAAACAGAAGAGAAATGA